AAGCATCTACAGCATCCACACACGGATTGCCCACATAATGGACCGGATAACCGTGTTTCCGGTAAAACTCCACCTCAAACGGCAAGATAGAGAACAACGCGTCCACATCGCGCTTGATATTCTTGATACGGTACTCCTTCCATGCCCAGATTTTCGGAGAGATATAATAGAATACGGGAATTTGCGTATGAAGCTTGATGTATTGGGCTATTTTCAGATTGAATCCCGGATAGTCTACCAGAATCAGGACATCCGGATTCCAAGCCTCTACATCGTTCTTACAAAAATCCATATTGCGAAGAATGGTCCGCAAATGCAAAAGGACGGGTACAAACCCCATATATGCCAAGGACTTATAATGCCTTACACACACGCCTCCTACCTTTGCCATCAGGTCTCCCCCGAAGAAACGGAACTCCGCTTCCGGGTCTTCCCTGCGCAACGCACGCATCAGATTGGATGCATGCAAGTCTCCCGACGCTTCTCCTACAATCAGATAATACTTCATACGTCACACATTAAAGTTCCACGTTTTCAGTTCACGCATCACCGCATACGCCGTCACATCCACTTGTGTAGGCGTAACCGCTACATAATTATGCTCCAACGCCCAATGGTCCGTATCTTCCGCATTCGGTTCCAGATTACGGTATTCGCCGGTAAGCCAATAATAATTCCCTCCCCGCGGATGGTCGGCTTTCACAAACTCACGTGTCCACACGCCATGTGTCTGGCGGCAAATCAATACCCCCTCCAAGTCGGGCGTATCCGGAAAGTTGACATTCAGGCAAATCCCTTCGGGAAGCCCTTTTTCCAATGTCTCTTCCACAATGCGGCGCACGTAGGGCAAGACCGGCGAGAAATCGGCGTCCGCCTGATGATTGCACAACGAAAAGCCGATAGACGGAATGCCCTTCAAGCATCCTTCAATCACCACTCCCATTGTTCCCGAATAATGCACGTTCACCGATGAGTTGTCGCCATGGTTGATTCCGCCGACCACCAAATCCGGAACGGCAGGCACAATGGCATGCAACGCCAGTTTCACACAATCCACCGGCGTGCCCGAACATTTATAGACGGAAAGCCCGCTTTCTTGCTGAAGCAATGCGTAACGCACCGGATAAGCAGAAGTAATCGCGCCGGCAGACCCCGAGCGGGGACCGTCGGGCGCCACGACTATCAAGTCGCCCACCGGACGCAAGGCACGTATCAGTTCATGTATTCCCTTTGCATTCACGCCGTCATCGTTCGACAGAAGCAAAAGAGGTCTTTTTTTGTCATACTCCTTATT
The Phocaeicola salanitronis DSM 18170 genome window above contains:
- the surE gene encoding 5'/3'-nucleotidase SurE, whose protein sequence is MLSKAIWEYKYNKEYDKKRPLLLLSNDDGVNAKGIHELIRALRPVGDLIVVAPDGPRSGSAGAITSAYPVRYALLQQESGLSVYKCSGTPVDCVKLALHAIVPAVPDLVVGGINHGDNSSVNVHYSGTMGVVIEGCLKGIPSIGFSLCNHQADADFSPVLPYVRRIVEETLEKGLPEGICLNVNFPDTPDLEGVLICRQTHGVWTREFVKADHPRGGNYYWLTGEYRNLEPNAEDTDHWALEHNYVAVTPTQVDVTAYAVMRELKTWNFNV